TTGCTGCCGACCAGGTGGTTCCAGTTGGAGTGGTTCACGCCCTTGTAGTCGGTGTACGACATCATCGCCGCGACCTCGCGGAAGGCGGGCTCGGTCATCGCGGCCTTCGCCAGCTTCACCTGGTCCACGGCCGTGCTGACCGTGGAGTCGGTCAGGCCCGAGGGGTCGGTGTACGTCGTGTTCGTCATGCCGAGGCTCTTGGCGGTGGCGTTCATCCTCGCCACGAACGCCTTCTCCGAACCGGCGTCCCAGCGGGCGAGCAGGCGGGCGATGTTGTTCGCCGACGCGATGAGGATGCTCTCCAGGGCCTCCCGCTGGGAGATCGAGTCACCGGCGGTCACGTGCACGGTGGACTCCTGGCCCGCGTTCGACTGCTGCTCGGCCGCCTTGTCGATCCTGATCTTGGGGCCGTCGGCGCCGCTCTTGAGCGGATGGTCGCGCAGGACGATGTACGCGGTCATCACCTTGGCGACGCTCGCGATGGGCACGGGCTTCTGGGCGCCGGAGGAACCGAACGTGCCGATGCCCTGCACATCCAGCGCGGCCTCGCCGCCGGCCGGCCACGGGATGCCGACCTTGCCGCCGGCGAAGGTGTACGTGTCCTTCGCGGTGAGGCCGAGGGTGGGGTCCGGGAGCGGGCGCAGGGTCTGCACGATCGCGAAGACGACCGCCAGGAGCAGAACCAGGGGGGTCCAGATCTTGACCCGGCGCACGAACGTGCGGAACGCCGTCTCCGGGGGCGGCGGCGTGTTCGTCAGCTCCGCCAGCAGGTCCAGCGGGGGCTTCGGGGGAAGCGGCTGCTGAGTGGTGCGCTCGGGCCCGACCTGCGGGACGGGAGTGGTGGCGTCCGGCTTCGCGTCCGGCTCGGCCTTCGGCTTGGCCGGAGCCATGTCGTTCTTGAGCGCGACGAACTTGCTGGTGCGCTCGGAGTCGGACTCGGGGGCCTTGGGCTTCCCCCCGAGCTTGAGCATGGTGGTGGGCTGGTCGACCTGCGGCTGCTTGGGCCGTACGGCCTTGAAGACGGCGGTGGGCTGATCGACGGGGGCGTCGCCCGCGTCCGTGTCCGCCTCCGCCTCGGCTTCGCCGTCGGCGTCGTCACCACCCGTGCGGCTCTCGTCGTCGGCTGCGGGTCCCCCCTGCGGGGCGTCCTCGGCTCCGGCAGCGCCCTTCGAGCCTTCGGCTCCGCCACGGCTCTGCGAGTCCTCGGCTTCGCCGTCGCCCAGCTCCGGCCGCGCCTCGGCCGCAGCGGCAGCCGCGTCCTGCGGCTCGACCTTGGCAGGGGCCTCAGCCTTGGCGGGGGGCTTGGGGCCGGCCGTGGCCGGGGTCGCGGAATCAGCCTTCGCCCGGGCCTCGGGGTCAGCCTTCTCCTGGGTCTTGGGCTCGGCGTCCGCCTGGCCCTTAGTGTCAGGGTCCGCCTGGGTCTTGGGGGCGGCGTCCGCCTGGGTCTTGGGATTGGCGTTCGCCTGGGCCTTGGGGGCGGCGTCCGCTTCGGAGTCGGCCTTCGCCGTGGACTCGGCGTCCGCCTCGCCGTTCGCCTGGGTCTTGTGGGCGGCCTTCGCCTCCCCCTTCGGCTGCCTCTTCGACGCAGGCTCGTCCTGCCCCTCCGGCTCGGCCTTCGCATCGGCCGCCCCCTCGGATGCAGCCTTCTCCTCCGGCTCGGACTTCGCGTCGGCAACGGCGTCGCCGTCCGAGTCGGTCTCGGTGTCGGCCTCAGCGCCGTCACGGTCGGCGTCGGCCGAGACATCGGCCTCGGCGCGACCATCACCCACGGCATGGGTGTCGGAGTCAGCGCCGTCCTGCGCCGGGGACGCAACCCCGGCGTCAGACTCGGCGTCCGCCTCTTCCTTCACGCCCGCAACTGCCTTCGAGTCCGCGCCGCTGTCCGCGCCGGCGTCGGTCCGCGTCCCGCCGTTGCCGGCCTTCCGCCCACCGTCCGCTTCCGCGCCCGTACCCGAGCCCCCGTCAGCGCCCGTCGCCGCGTCCGCCTCGGCCTCCGTGCCCGCGCCTGCTTCTGCCTTCGTGCCCGCGTCCGCCTCGGCCTTCGTGCCCGCGTCCGCCTCCGCGCCCGCTTCTGCCCCGGCGTCCGTGCCGGCGGCCCTCGCCCCGGCATCCGCGTCCGTGCCGGCGGCCCTCGCTCCGGTGTCCGGGGCCGATCCCCCCTCCGGCTCATCCCCCGTCGTCGGCTTGGCGTTGGCCTTGCGGACCCAGGAGGAGACCGCCTTGCGGAGCGCGGTGTCCTCGGGGGAGGGGGTGGTGTCGGGGATGGACAGGATCTTCGTCGCGGTGTCCACACCGCTCGGCGCGGAATCCTTTTCCCGGGCGACCGCGAGACGCGGATCCCGTGTCTCGGGAACCGGAGCCGCGCTCCCCGGCGTCGGTTCCGCCGACGACTCGCGCTGCTTCGACCTGTCGGGGGACTCGCCCGCCACCGATGCCTCCTCCATGCGCCGCACGCCCACACGCGCGCCCTGTCCGAACCATGTACCAGTGTCCTGTGTGAGGGCTTAACCCCTGCGCTAGACGAGAACGACATACCTACCGGTTCCCTTACGAACCGGTCACGCACCCTCGACAGACCAATGTGAGAGGGGTCACCCTGTCATTCATCCACGCGGGGAGGCATGGATGGGCAGGAGCCGCAGAACACTTCCGGAGGAGCTTCTGCTGCTGGCACTGGACCCGGCCACGGGTACCACTGCGCAGCCGCAGTCGCTCGACCTCGGTCTGGCCGGTGCACAGCTAGTGGAGCTGGCGCTGGCCGGACGGATAGCCCCAGACGGGGATCGTATCGCCGTGGTGGTGCCACGGCCGACTGGAGATCCGACTTTGGACTGCGCGTTGGAGTTGCTGCGACGGCGTGGCGCTCCCGTGCGGGCTGTTCACTGGATCGGCGGGCCCCGTCTGGGGCTCCGTCAGACCTACCTCTCGCATCTGGAGCGGTGCGGCATGGTGCACGCCGTGGCCGGCCAGATGTGCGGGGTGCTGCCGACGACGCGCTACCAGGCGACGGACAACGAGATCAGCCGGGAGATCAGGGCCCGGCTGGACTCCGCGATCCGCACCGGCGTGCCGCCGGACCCGCGGACCGCGGCGCTCGCCGCCCTGGCGCACGCCGTCGGACTCGGCAAGCACCTGTACCCGGGGAACGAGGGCCGGTCCTCCAGGTCCCGGCTGCGGGACCTGATCCGGCACGACCCCATGGGCGGCCTCGTCGCGCACGCCGTGATGGACGTGCAGAACGGCGCGGTCGCGCAACCGCGCCGGGGTACGGCCGCCACCGCGCGGCAGGGCGCGCCCGGCGCCCGGTCGGCGGCGGAGCCCGCTCGGGGGGTTCCGATGCAGCCGCGCCGCGGCACCATGGCACGCGCCGTGGCCCACTGAGCCGTAACCCCGGTCCCCACGGAACCGGTTCGGGAGCCGCTGGCCGAGCGGGACGGTGAGACCTGTGTGTCTCGCCGCCCCGCTCGGCCGCTTCCGGGCCCGGCGGCCGGCACCCCGTCGGGCGGCGAGCCGTGCCGAACTGACGCGTACGCGCCGCATATCCACCATTTCCCAGCGGTAGAAAGCACCTTGGTGGCAGTCTGCTCAGCAGCAGATACGGAAAGTGTCAAGGAACAGGCAGGCAGCCGGAGGTGCACGTCCCGTGGCGTCCAATGTCAATCCCACCGTCAGGAGGCGCCGGCTGGGCCAGGAGCTGCGCAGGCTCCGCGAGCTCAAGGGCATGACGGCCGAGGAAGTGGCCGAGCGACTGCTCGTGTCGCAGTCGAAGATCAGCCGGCTGGAGAACGGCCGCAGAAGCATCAGCCAGCGCGATGTGCGCGACCTGTGCGGGGTGTACGAGGTCGAGGACCAGCGGATCGTGGACTCGCTGATGGAGATGGCCCGGGACTCCCGGCAGCAGGGGTGGTGGCACACCTTCGGGGACATCCCGTACAGCGTCTACATCGGTCTGGAGACCGACGCCGAGTCGCTGCGCGTGTACGAACCCCAGCTCGTGACCGGGCTGTTGCAGACCCGCGCCTACGCGGAGGCCCTGGTGCAGGGCGCGTTGCCGGAGACGTCGACGGCCGAGATCGAGAAGCGCGTGCAGGTGCGCATGCGCCGACAGGAACGTATCACCGCCGAGACCAACCCGCTCCGGCTGTGGGTGGTGCTCGACGAGGCCGCGCTGCGCCGGGTCGTGGGCAGCAAGCTGGTGATGCGCGAACAGCTGGACCACCTGATCGAGATGTCCCAG
This genomic interval from Streptomyces sp. NBC_00557 contains the following:
- a CDS encoding D-alanyl-D-alanine carboxypeptidase; amino-acid sequence: MEEASVAGESPDRSKQRESSAEPTPGSAAPVPETRDPRLAVAREKDSAPSGVDTATKILSIPDTTPSPEDTALRKAVSSWVRKANAKPTTGDEPEGGSAPDTGARAAGTDADAGARAAGTDAGAEAGAEADAGTKAEADAGTKAEAGAGTEAEADAATGADGGSGTGAEADGGRKAGNGGTRTDAGADSGADSKAVAGVKEEADAESDAGVASPAQDGADSDTHAVGDGRAEADVSADADRDGAEADTETDSDGDAVADAKSEPEEKAASEGAADAKAEPEGQDEPASKRQPKGEAKAAHKTQANGEADAESTAKADSEADAAPKAQANANPKTQADAAPKTQADPDTKGQADAEPKTQEKADPEARAKADSATPATAGPKPPAKAEAPAKVEPQDAAAAAAEARPELGDGEAEDSQSRGGAEGSKGAAGAEDAPQGGPAADDESRTGGDDADGEAEAEADTDAGDAPVDQPTAVFKAVRPKQPQVDQPTTMLKLGGKPKAPESDSERTSKFVALKNDMAPAKPKAEPDAKPDATTPVPQVGPERTTQQPLPPKPPLDLLAELTNTPPPPETAFRTFVRRVKIWTPLVLLLAVVFAIVQTLRPLPDPTLGLTAKDTYTFAGGKVGIPWPAGGEAALDVQGIGTFGSSGAQKPVPIASVAKVMTAYIVLRDHPLKSGADGPKIRIDKAAEQQSNAGQESTVHVTAGDSISQREALESILIASANNIARLLARWDAGSEKAFVARMNATAKSLGMTNTTYTDPSGLTDSTVSTAVDQVKLAKAAMTEPAFREVAAMMSYTDYKGVNHSNWNHLVGSNNVVGIKTGTTTSALGNLVFAAKQQVGGGTRTIIGAVLRQPAGGPENTILSAALDHSDQLIRAAQGALKSVTILKKGDVVGYVDDGLGGRTPVVATKDVTAAGWAGLKVKLSLTSGTVPHTAKAGTEVGSLTVGDGSAGAVKVPVALEKDLAEPGFGAKLTRLG
- a CDS encoding helix-turn-helix domain-containing protein; amino-acid sequence: MASNVNPTVRRRRLGQELRRLRELKGMTAEEVAERLLVSQSKISRLENGRRSISQRDVRDLCGVYEVEDQRIVDSLMEMARDSRQQGWWHTFGDIPYSVYIGLETDAESLRVYEPQLVTGLLQTRAYAEALVQGALPETSTAEIEKRVQVRMRRQERITAETNPLRLWVVLDEAALRRVVGSKLVMREQLDHLIEMSQLPHVTVQVLPFEVGAHPGLNGQYAILEFADAADSSVVYLEGVTSDLYLEKAQDVQKYAVMYEHLRAQSLNVEQSRQFIAKVAKDYAE
- a CDS encoding GOLPH3/VPS74 family protein, whose protein sequence is MGRSRRTLPEELLLLALDPATGTTAQPQSLDLGLAGAQLVELALAGRIAPDGDRIAVVVPRPTGDPTLDCALELLRRRGAPVRAVHWIGGPRLGLRQTYLSHLERCGMVHAVAGQMCGVLPTTRYQATDNEISREIRARLDSAIRTGVPPDPRTAALAALAHAVGLGKHLYPGNEGRSSRSRLRDLIRHDPMGGLVAHAVMDVQNGAVAQPRRGTAATARQGAPGARSAAEPARGVPMQPRRGTMARAVAH